A genomic segment from Cryptosporangium aurantiacum encodes:
- a CDS encoding SRPBCC family protein — translation MDLTHRFHVPSDVDATWAHFQDVSGLAGCFPGASVTSVDGDEFTGSCKVKLGPIALVYNGSGTFSERDESAHRLVVEAKGRDKRGNGTAAATATLTMSEASAGGTDVEVVTDLTVTGKPAQFGRGLIQDVSDKLLGQFVGCLEQQLSPSEEAPAEPEPTPSPTVTAPPATPVAPPAQPEALDLGATVLPVVLRNYWKPALGGLVVVLVLLRLLRRRSR, via the coding sequence ATGGATTTGACCCATCGTTTCCACGTCCCTTCGGATGTCGACGCCACCTGGGCGCACTTCCAGGATGTGTCCGGGCTCGCCGGGTGCTTTCCCGGTGCGTCGGTGACCTCGGTGGACGGTGACGAGTTCACCGGCTCCTGCAAGGTGAAGCTCGGGCCGATCGCGCTGGTCTACAACGGCAGCGGCACGTTCTCAGAGCGCGACGAGAGCGCGCACCGGCTCGTCGTCGAGGCCAAGGGACGGGACAAGCGCGGCAACGGAACGGCGGCGGCCACCGCGACGCTGACGATGTCCGAGGCGTCCGCCGGTGGGACCGACGTCGAGGTCGTCACCGACCTGACGGTCACCGGGAAGCCGGCGCAGTTCGGGCGCGGGCTGATCCAGGATGTGTCCGACAAGCTGCTCGGTCAGTTCGTCGGGTGCCTGGAGCAGCAGCTGAGCCCGTCGGAGGAGGCGCCCGCGGAGCCGGAGCCGACGCCGTCACCCACGGTTACAGCGCCTCCGGCTACCCCGGTGGCGCCACCGGCGCAGCCGGAGGCGCTCGACCTCGGCGCGACCGTGCTTCCGGTGGTGCTGCGGAACTACTGGAAGCCGGCGCTGGGCGGACTGGTCGTCGTGCTGGTGCTCCTCCGCCTGCTCCGGCGTCGATCTCGCTGA
- a CDS encoding FAD binding domain-containing protein, protein MIPAQFDYLAPTTLEEALAALSEHGDDAKLLAGGQSLLPVLRMRLNAPEVVIDLGRIASLRGIRDDGDAIVIGAMTEHSVVGSDPLVATHAALISKAVEHLADAQIRHRGTFGGALAHADPAGDLGAPVLALGGQFVITGPGGTRTVPADEFFVGLFETAIGDDEILTEVRIPKHTGWGAHHAKFVRIAHQWPIVAVAATVRTENGSIAEAKIGLANMGSAPLRARATEAALAGAAVTPDAVGAAAEHAAEGTDPPSDLNGDAEYRQHLARVLTRRAVLAAAGG, encoded by the coding sequence GTGATCCCCGCACAGTTCGACTACCTGGCACCGACCACGCTGGAGGAGGCCCTGGCCGCGTTGTCCGAGCACGGGGACGACGCCAAGCTGCTGGCCGGCGGCCAGAGCCTGCTGCCGGTGCTGCGGATGCGGCTCAACGCCCCCGAGGTGGTGATCGACCTCGGTCGCATCGCGTCCCTGCGCGGCATTCGCGACGACGGCGACGCGATCGTGATCGGCGCGATGACCGAGCACTCGGTGGTCGGCTCGGATCCGCTGGTGGCTACGCACGCCGCGCTCATCTCGAAGGCCGTCGAGCACCTCGCCGACGCCCAGATCCGGCACCGGGGAACGTTCGGCGGGGCGCTGGCCCACGCCGACCCGGCGGGTGACCTCGGCGCGCCGGTCCTGGCGCTCGGCGGTCAGTTCGTCATCACCGGCCCCGGCGGCACCCGGACGGTCCCGGCCGACGAGTTCTTCGTCGGGCTGTTCGAGACCGCGATCGGAGACGACGAGATCCTCACCGAGGTACGGATTCCCAAGCACACCGGCTGGGGAGCGCACCACGCCAAGTTCGTCCGGATCGCGCACCAGTGGCCGATCGTGGCGGTCGCCGCGACCGTCCGCACCGAGAACGGGTCGATCGCCGAGGCGAAGATCGGGCTCGCGAACATGGGCTCGGCGCCGCTGCGGGCCCGGGCTACGGAGGCCGCGCTCGCCGGCGCGGCGGTGACGCCCGACGCGGTCGGTGCGGCGGCCGAGCACGCCGCCGAGGGGACCGACCCGCCGTCCGACCTGAACGGCGACGCCGAGTACCGTCAGCACCTTGCGCGGGTTCTGACCCGGCGGGCCGTGCTCGCCGCTGCGGGAGGGTGA
- a CDS encoding xanthine dehydrogenase family protein molybdopterin-binding subunit, translating into MTAVDERPEGPAAEIGRDRRRKEDQRLITGRTRWTDNLTLPGMLHLAMVRSPFAHARIVSIDTSAAAEAPNVVTVITGRDVAEEQGGLPNAWPITPDQVAPVHPPIAVERATFAGEVVAVVAARTAAEARDAAELVDVEYEELPAALDLKAAVEDGAVLAHPELGTNKSALWVFDSGQAGTGGDVEAAIAKARTDGIVIEREYRQQRLIPAFMEPRSVVVDPTGEQVTMWSATQIPHILRFLLAAVTGISESKVRVIAPDVGGGFGGKLQSTPEEFITFMLARRLGKPVKYTETRSESLVSAHHGRDQWQKLTLAAERDGSVTGLKVELLADLGAYVALVGGGVPVLGAFMFNAIYKFPAYHFACQTVLTNKTWTDAYRGAGRPEATFAIERIMDELATEVGVDPLAIREKNWITHGEFPFTTVSGLTYDSGNYEAATAKAKQMFGYDELRAEQRKRRESSDPVQLGIGISTFTEMCGLAPSRVLGTLDYGAGGWEHASVRMLATGKVEVVTGASPHGQGHETAFSQIVADRLGVPFEDVEVLHGDTQISHRGLDTYGSRSLVVGGEAVVRAADKVIEKAKVVAAHLLEASVDDLEFSGGRFGVRGTDQGVTIGEVALATFAAHNLPDGVEPSLDSDATYDPVNFSFPHGTHLCAMEVDTETGELSMRKYVACDDVGNVINPLIVGGQVHGGLVQGIAQALWEEAVYDEFGTLVTGSLVDYLLPTAADTISFDVDHTTTPATSNTLGTKGVGEAGTIASTPAVVNAVVDAVRHFGVHDIQMPCTPERVWKAIHGGAAPTQAAAMPHFDESEPGVDSTEGTGQ; encoded by the coding sequence ATGACCGCCGTCGACGAGCGTCCCGAGGGCCCGGCCGCTGAGATCGGCCGCGACCGGCGTCGCAAGGAGGACCAGCGGCTGATCACCGGCCGTACCCGATGGACCGACAACCTCACGCTGCCCGGCATGCTGCACCTGGCGATGGTGCGCAGCCCGTTCGCCCACGCGCGGATCGTCAGCATCGACACCTCGGCCGCCGCGGAGGCGCCGAACGTCGTCACGGTGATCACCGGCCGAGACGTCGCCGAGGAACAAGGCGGTCTGCCCAACGCGTGGCCGATCACGCCCGACCAGGTGGCACCGGTGCACCCGCCGATCGCGGTGGAGCGGGCGACGTTCGCGGGTGAGGTCGTGGCCGTCGTCGCGGCGCGCACCGCCGCGGAGGCCCGCGACGCCGCCGAACTGGTGGACGTCGAGTACGAGGAACTGCCCGCCGCGCTCGACCTGAAGGCTGCGGTGGAGGACGGCGCTGTGCTCGCCCACCCCGAGCTGGGCACGAACAAGTCCGCGCTGTGGGTCTTCGACTCCGGTCAAGCCGGAACCGGCGGCGACGTCGAGGCAGCGATCGCGAAGGCTCGCACCGACGGCATCGTGATCGAACGCGAGTACCGCCAGCAGCGGCTGATCCCGGCGTTCATGGAGCCGCGGTCGGTCGTCGTCGACCCGACCGGTGAGCAGGTCACGATGTGGTCGGCCACCCAGATCCCGCACATCCTGCGGTTCCTGCTGGCCGCGGTCACCGGCATCTCCGAGTCGAAGGTCCGCGTGATCGCGCCGGACGTCGGCGGTGGATTCGGCGGCAAGCTCCAGTCGACGCCGGAGGAGTTCATCACGTTCATGCTGGCCCGGCGGCTCGGCAAACCGGTGAAGTACACCGAGACCCGCTCGGAGTCGCTGGTCTCCGCCCACCACGGCCGGGACCAGTGGCAGAAGCTGACGCTCGCCGCCGAACGGGACGGCAGCGTCACCGGGCTCAAGGTCGAGCTGCTCGCCGACCTCGGGGCGTACGTGGCGCTGGTCGGCGGTGGTGTCCCGGTACTCGGCGCGTTCATGTTCAACGCGATCTACAAGTTCCCCGCCTACCACTTCGCCTGCCAGACCGTGCTGACCAACAAGACCTGGACCGACGCCTACCGCGGCGCCGGCCGCCCGGAGGCCACGTTCGCGATCGAACGGATCATGGACGAGCTCGCGACCGAGGTGGGCGTGGACCCGCTGGCGATCCGGGAGAAGAACTGGATCACCCACGGGGAGTTCCCGTTCACCACGGTGTCCGGGCTGACCTACGACTCGGGCAACTACGAGGCCGCGACGGCCAAGGCCAAGCAGATGTTCGGCTACGACGAACTGCGGGCCGAGCAGCGCAAGCGGCGGGAGTCGAGCGACCCGGTCCAGCTGGGCATCGGCATCTCGACGTTCACCGAGATGTGCGGGCTGGCGCCGTCACGGGTGCTCGGGACCCTCGACTACGGCGCGGGCGGGTGGGAGCACGCATCGGTCCGGATGCTCGCCACCGGGAAGGTCGAGGTGGTGACCGGCGCGTCGCCGCACGGCCAGGGCCACGAGACCGCGTTCAGCCAGATCGTCGCCGACCGGCTCGGCGTCCCGTTCGAGGACGTCGAGGTGCTGCACGGCGACACGCAGATCTCCCATCGGGGCCTGGACACCTACGGATCGCGGTCGCTCGTCGTCGGCGGCGAAGCCGTGGTCCGCGCGGCGGACAAGGTGATCGAGAAGGCGAAGGTCGTCGCCGCGCACCTGCTGGAAGCCTCGGTCGACGACCTGGAGTTCAGCGGTGGCCGGTTCGGGGTTCGCGGCACCGACCAGGGCGTGACGATCGGCGAGGTCGCGCTCGCCACGTTCGCCGCGCACAACCTGCCGGACGGGGTGGAGCCCTCGCTCGACTCCGACGCGACGTACGACCCGGTCAACTTCAGCTTCCCGCACGGCACCCACCTGTGCGCGATGGAGGTGGACACCGAGACCGGCGAGCTGTCCATGCGCAAGTACGTGGCCTGCGACGACGTCGGCAACGTGATCAACCCGCTGATCGTCGGCGGGCAGGTACACGGTGGACTCGTCCAGGGCATCGCCCAGGCGCTCTGGGAGGAAGCCGTCTACGACGAGTTCGGCACGCTGGTGACCGGCTCGCTGGTGGACTACTTGCTGCCGACCGCGGCCGACACGATCAGCTTCGACGTCGACCACACGACGACGCCGGCCACCAGCAACACGCTGGGCACGAAGGGCGTCGGCGAGGCCGGGACGATCGCCTCGACCCCGGCGGTCGTCAACGCGGTGGTGGACGCCGTCCGCCACTTCGGGGTGCACGACATCCAGATGCCCTGCACGCCCGAGCGGGTGTGGAAGGCGATCCACGGAGGTGCCGCACCGACTCAGGCCGCAGCGATGCCGCACTTCGATGAGTCAGAACCCGGTGTGGACAGCACGGAAGGAACGGGCCAGTGA